AGCAAAATTAACTTGGTCACGCAGATTTAAATAACTCCATATAGCTTCAATAACTTCTGTTTGATTTAATGCGCAAGTTCTAGCGGGCATTTCTTCATCAGGAGCTATCGACCAAACTTTAGCAATTAGCTTTGTTCCTAATTTTCTTAGTTCTTGATTAGCATTTCTGTCAAAAATAGTAAACTCTATTTTATTTTTAATAATGCCGGATTTTAAGCAGTATTTTCCTAATGTGCTTAATAAACTTGAATACCACATTACTTCAGATATTGTGTGAGGTTCAAGAGCAATTAGAGCGTCGTAATAGATCAAGATGTCAAAAAGGTTATTTGCAAAACGATGAATATTGTATGATTTAACTTTATTTGAATTAGATTGAAACACCTTAAAGATTTTCACTCCAGCTCTTAGCTTTTCGCGATCGCAAAAATAATTTTCTGTAATTAATCCACAAACAGTATCTTCATGTTTAATTAATAAATTAGCTTTTTTATTTACCATACTCTGAATAACATCTGGTGAGCTACATAACAAGAATAGTAGTTTGGGATCATTGCATAAATCTAAAACAGATTTGCCATAGTTATTTTTTTCTTTTACGCTACTACCTTTATCAAAAAACATTCTTAAAATTTTGAATCCAGCTGAATAATATGGGGTAAGATCTTTAAATTCGCTTAAGACTATATGAAGTGGATTATTTCCTTTTTTATTTTTGAATTGAATATCAGCATTAGCATCTAGAAGGGGCTTTATGACTTTAAAGTAACTAGAATCTCTTAAGGCATAGCTTAAAGGGGATTCATTATTTTTATCTTTAATATTAACCCTAATTCCTTTATTAATCAGAAGTTCAACCATCATCTTGCTCTTAGCAAGTACAGCGTAGTGCAAAAATGTCCTCCCCGATACATCTTGATAATTTATATCTGTCTGGCTATCTAATAACAGTTCTACTAATTCAACTTGTTCCTTACGGATAGCATACCATAAATGGCTTAAATTTATTCTCTTATTGCTTAATAAAGCATCTACAGTATCCTTATGTCCATTCTTAAATGCATAATACAAAGCTCTATCTCCATGTTGGTCTTGAAATCTGGAATCAACTCCTTTTTCTAAAAGTAATTTTACAATTTCTGTATGACCTTTTTGAGCAGCTATGATTAAAGCTATTTTATTTCCTTCTAGCTTCAAATCCGCCCCTTTTTCTATTAAGAATCTAGTTAATTCTAATGATCCATGGCATGCTGCATACTTTAAAGCCGTCTTACAATCAGGTTTATTAGAATTAATATTACTGCCGGCGTTGATGAGTAATTTTATGATTTTTATATGATCTTCATACCTATAATCTGAATATGATGACCTCATCGCCAGATCTAAAGCATCGTATCTACCACTCCAGTATTGGTAATGTACTTTTGCACCTTTTTCTAAGAGCAGCTGTACAACATCTGAGCGACCATTAACAGCAGCTGCCATTAGGGGAGTTTCGCCGTCTTTAGCTCTACAATTTATATTTGCTTTTTTATCTAGAATTAATTGTGTTGCTTGTACATCACCAATCCGAGCAGCATAATGCAAAATTCTTCTACCGCAATGGTTTGGAACCTCGGTTCCAAACTTTTCCAGAATAGTTAAGATTAAACTTCTTGCTACTTCGTTTTTTTTAAAACAAGTAGACCAAGATAAGTCGCTTATTAACTTACTGGCTTCATCAACCGCAGGATCAGTTTTAATAGCTAGAGAACTTAATAAAGACGCAAAATAGTCTGAGCAATTTTTATTAGGGTCCTTATTCATTTTATTTATATGTAGTTATATATACTATTTTATATTAATATTTTTAGGGATTCAATATCGCTACCTATCTGCAAAAAAATATCACGAACCCAATTAATCAACACGGAGGCCATGAACTAAGATTTTATATTCTCTTGAGAAAATTCTCGAATGATGATTTAAATTTTTAGCGATGCTTGTATTTTAATAAAAAGTAATAAACTATAAATTTTATGCAAACTATTACTCTATAGTTTCATTTACTCATTTTATGTTATAGTTAAATATATTAAAGGAGAAGTGCTATATAATTTTATTTAAATTTCTTTGATCATGAAACAAGAAACCATCCAAGATGCTAATACTAATTATACTGACCCTATGTCTGAGGTGGCAAAAAGGGGAAATGTTAAAGAGTTAGCAAAGCTGTATGCAAGTGGAGCTAGACCGATTAATGAGTTAGTAGAAAGCCCTTTGAGGGTAGCTGCGGCATACGGACATTTGGAGGTAGTAAAGTGGCTTTTAAAAAATGATTTTGTTAATATTAATGCAGCAAGTAAGCTTGGTCTTACAGCCCTTCATATTGCAATCCTTAAAGGCCATAAGGATATAGTAAAAGCTCTTGTCGCCCAAGATGGGATTAACGTCAACGTAAAAAATGAGAAAGGCATTACTCCTTTACATCTAGCTGCTTTTGAAGGTCATGAGCAAATTGTGCAGCTTCTTTTGGATCAGGATGAGATAGATACAGAGGCTAGATCAAAAGATAGTCATAATTTTGTAGATTTAGCTGTTGGTAAGAACCATTTACAAGTTGTAAAAGTGATCGTAGCTTACAATCAAGTAGTTATTTATGAGAAAAATAATTGGGGAAGGATGGCTATACATGTGGCAGCTTTAAATGGGGCAATTGATGTTGTGAAATTTATTTTAGATTTTGATGAAACCCTTGTGGATGCTAAGGATAAAGATGGCGTCACCCCTTTATGATTAGCTGCTGTGAAAGGGCACGTCAAAATAGTGAACATACTTTTAGAAAGAGGCGCTAACATAAATCATAAAACAAACGAAGGATTTACAGCATTGCACATAGCTGCTCAAGAAGGACAGTTAGAGACTGTTCATCTATTGTTATTGAATGATAAGATTGAGCTTTATCCTGAAAGAGATGGATTACAGCCTTTGCACTTAGCTGCTCAAGGTGGTCATTGTGAGGTTATTAAAGAACTTATGTCTTTAAGTAAGATAGATATTAACGCAGAAGAGGATAGTCGTGATCGAACTCCGCTATATTTAGCTGTTAAATTAGGAAAATACGAAGCTGTTAAATTACTTTTAACTTATGATAACATTGATATTAACTATGAAAGTATGGGGGGGACGCCGCTATATAGAGCTGCATGTGATGGATATGCTGAGATAGTAGAACTACTCTTAGGACAGAAGGGCATAAAAGTAAACAAAGGCAAAGATTTTTCTAATACACCTTTATATGGGGCTGTTGTTGATGGTCATTATAATATAGTTAAGTTACTTCTAAGCCATGATGAAATCGAGTGCAATACAGAAACTTATTATAATAACACACCTTTAACTTTAGCTGCCCAAAACGGTCATATAGAGGTTTTAAAAATACTTTTAGCTCATCAAAAAGTGAAGATTACCGATGAGACCTGGCCTAGGATTTTGTTTAATGCAGCTAAAAATGAGCATCTTGAGACAGTAAAATTTCTTTTACCTATTTCTCAAATTACTTCAGATACCTTAGGTGCTATTTTTGCTAGAACAGCTGAGTTTGGCAAAGATAATATAATCAAGCTACTTTTAACATATGATGAGCTTGAGATAAATAATGCGAAAATTTGGGGTGTTCCCGCTATCCATATGGCTGCAGCAAATAACCGCATTAAGGTACTAAAGTTGCTTTTAGATTGTAGAGAGATTGATGTGAATATCAAAAATTCAAGTGGAGAAACAGCTTTACATAGAGCTGCAAGTAGTGGTCATATAAAAGTAACACAAATGCTTTTATCCCATAAAAAAGCTGACCTCAATAGTAAAGATTTAAAAGGTATAACTCCAATACAAGCTGCCTTGAAAAACAATAATACAGATATTATGAAGCTATTAAGAGAGTATGGGGCTAATTTTAATGTCCTAAATGATAAAGGCTTATCCTTATTAGATATATCAATCTCTAAAAAATATTCAAGAGAAGTTATATTGCTACTTTATAGTTTTGGAGTCTTGCCAAAATCACTTGATGAAGCCAACGCTTATTTTATTAAAAAAAAGCATGAGATTTTTCAAGTCAAGAACAGAATTTATAAGATTGCCGGAGGTTTAAATGCATTGAAATTATTTTCAGACCTAGACATAAAAGACCAGATACATAGATTTAGTATTCAGATGCTAGAAGAGATACATAGAGCAATTGTAGATAAGGTCAACATTGCTGTTATATTAGAGCTAGAAAAGGATAAAATTGTGCTGCCTGATTTAATAAATGCATGTCAAAATTTTACGTCGAATAAGGTGCATAATAAACAAATTCGTCAAGATATAAC
Above is a genomic segment from Candidatus Phycorickettsia trachydisci containing:
- a CDS encoding ankyrin repeat domain-containing protein, which gives rise to MNKDPNKNCSDYFASLLSSLAIKTDPAVDEASKLISDLSWSTCFKKNEVARSLILTILEKFGTEVPNHCGRRILHYAARIGDVQATQLILDKKANINCRAKDGETPLMAAAVNGRSDVVQLLLEKGAKVHYQYWSGRYDALDLAMRSSYSDYRYEDHIKIIKLLINAGSNINSNKPDCKTALKYAACHGSLELTRFLIEKGADLKLEGNKIALIIAAQKGHTEIVKLLLEKGVDSRFQDQHGDRALYYAFKNGHKDTVDALLSNKRINLSHLWYAIRKEQVELVELLLDSQTDINYQDVSGRTFLHYAVLAKSKMMVELLINKGIRVNIKDKNNESPLSYALRDSSYFKVIKPLLDANADIQFKNKKGNNPLHIVLSEFKDLTPYYSAGFKILRMFFDKGSSVKEKNNYGKSVLDLCNDPKLLFLLCSSPDVIQSMVNKKANLLIKHEDTVCGLITENYFCDREKLRAGVKIFKVFQSNSNKVKSYNIHRFANNLFDILIYYDALIALEPHTISEVMWYSSLLSTLGKYCLKSGIIKNKIEFTIFDRNANQELRKLGTKLIAKVWSIAPDEEMPARTCALNQTEVIEAIWSYLNLRDQVNFASIRPPKTQAIKINTEITIKEEQDMLENLGQTAYEKNAECHLM
- a CDS encoding ankyrin repeat domain-containing protein — protein: MKQETIQDANTNYTDPMSEVAKRGNVKELAKLYASGARPINELVESPLRVAAAYGHLEVVKWLLKNDFVNINAASKLGLTALHIAILKGHKDIVKALVAQDGINVNVKNEKGITPLHLAAFEGHEQIVQLLLDQDEIDTEARSKDSHNFVDLAVGKNHLQVVKVIVAYNQVVIYEKNNWGRMAIHVAALNGAIDVVKFILDFDETLVDAKDKDGVTPL
- a CDS encoding ankyrin repeat domain-containing protein; protein product: MKGHVKIVNILLERGANINHKTNEGFTALHIAAQEGQLETVHLLLLNDKIELYPERDGLQPLHLAAQGGHCEVIKELMSLSKIDINAEEDSRDRTPLYLAVKLGKYEAVKLLLTYDNIDINYESMGGTPLYRAACDGYAEIVELLLGQKGIKVNKGKDFSNTPLYGAVVDGHYNIVKLLLSHDEIECNTETYYNNTPLTLAAQNGHIEVLKILLAHQKVKITDETWPRILFNAAKNEHLETVKFLLPISQITSDTLGAIFARTAEFGKDNIIKLLLTYDELEINNAKIWGVPAIHMAAANNRIKVLKLLLDCREIDVNIKNSSGETALHRAASSGHIKVTQMLLSHKKADLNSKDLKGITPIQAALKNNNTDIMKLLREYGANFNVLNDKGLSLLDISISKKYSREVILLLYSFGVLPKSLDEANAYFIKKKHEIFQVKNRIYKIAGGLNALKLFSDLDIKDQIHRFSIQMLEEIHRAIVDKVNIAVILELEKDKIVLPDLINACQNFTSNKVHNKQIRQDITKLRKKIEKILPNIPAIGSDLTHDVVAGLPNSNFRKIDKNPFAHFWKFLDTKEQGKLFCLRHAKYEEESDIIYSKRQQSPLDQHEEQLEYSDQSVLGSVESRL